A stretch of the Aegilops tauschii subsp. strangulata cultivar AL8/78 chromosome 4, Aet v6.0, whole genome shotgun sequence genome encodes the following:
- the LOC109787560 gene encoding E3 ubiquitin-protein ligase CSU1 translates to MPQRHSKNNNDLAFFTYEEKRKLGYGTQRERLGKDSIKPFDACCLCLKPLIDPLACPKGHTFCKECILECLLAQKKDIKRKLIAHDSQKKQEKEEEEEKLVLQKSKELDAFDQQNHGAVPQYYDRSGSQDKNGFHGANSVKTTSFEEEALRTMKAFWLPSATPEATVKVDAPCTDTICPEGQEKLKLKSLFPISFTEENARQKSSKSVEKSYICPSCKSNLTNTMSLVAISTCGHVFCKKCSDKFVATDKVCLMCNKPCKERNLINLEKGGTGFAAHDDHLEAKNFKYLGSGSGLGLVKPAPKE, encoded by the exons ATGCCGCAGCGGCACTCGAAGAACAACAACGACCTCGCCTTCTTCACCTACGAGGAGAAGCGGAAGCTCGGGTACGGCACCCAGCGGGAGCGGCTCGGCAAGGACTCCATCAAGCCCTTCGACGCCTGCTGCCTCTGCCTCAAGCCGCTCATCGACCCGCTCGCCTGCCCCAAGGGCCACACCTTCTGCAAGGAGTGCATCCTCGAGTGCCTCCTCGCGCAGAAGAAGGACATCAAGCG CAAGCTTATAGCTCATGATTCCCAGAAAAAGCAAGagaaggaagaggaggaggagaagctgGTGCTGCAAAAGTCTAAGGAGTTGGATGCTTTTGATCAGCAGAATCATGGAGCAGTTCCCCAATACTATGATCGCAGTGGTTCCCAAGACAAGAATGGTTTTCATGGAGCCAACAGTGTGAAGACTACCTCCTTTGAAGAGGAAGCCCTACGCACCATGAAGGCGTTCTGGCTTCCGTCAGCTACACCCGAAGCTACTGTCAAGGTAGATGCTCCTTGTACTGACACAATCTGTCCCGAGGGGCAGGAGAAGCTCAAGCTGAAATCACTCTTCCCTATTTCTTTCACCGAGGAGAACGCTCGTCAGAAGAGCAGTAAGTCAGTGGAGAAAAGCTACATctgccccagttgcaagtccaatCTCACAAACACAATGTCCCTCGTGGCGATCAGCACATGTGGCCATGTTTTCTGCAAGAAGTGCTCGGACAAGTTCGTAGCAACAGATAAGGTCTGCTTAATGTGCAACAAACCGTGCAAAGAGAGGAATTTGATTAATTTAGAGAAAGGAGGAACGGGTTTTGCCGCGCACGATGACCACCTAGAGGCTAAGAACTTCAAGTATTTAGGGAGTGGTTCTGGGCTAGGATTGGTGAAGCCTGCTCCTAAGGAATAG
- the LOC109787577 gene encoding photosynthetic NDH subunit of lumenal location 1, chloroplastic encodes MASLQSLISKQLIAPNCTATARLNGAPPSVVNASSSEASSDEKKVTKRRLALLGAGALSTVLLNSSSAYAEEVPKNYRSYVDANDGYSYLYPADWRDFDFLGHDSAFKDRNVQLQSVRVAFIPTQKTDIRDLGPMDEAIFNLVTEVYAAPNQIPTIYEMQERTVDGRNYWTFEYDLEAPGYGVSAFATVAIGNGRYYTLIVTANERRWSRLRNRLKVVADSFKIYDLNA; translated from the exons ATGGCAAGCCTGCAGAGCTTGATTTCCAAACAG TTGATTGCGCCGAACTGTACAGCTACTGCAAGGCTGAATGGGGCTCCTCCGTCGGTGGTGAACGCGAGCTCGAGCGAAGCATCCTCGGATGAGAAGA AGGTCACAAAAAGGAGATTGGCACTGCTTGGTGCTGGGGCATTATCCACTGTCCTGTTAAACAGCAGCTCTGCATATGCTGAAG AAGTACCAAAGAACTACCGCTCCTACGTCGATGCAAACGACGGATATTCGTACCTCTACCCAGCTGATTGGAGG GATTTCGACTTCTTGGGCCATGATTCAGCGTTCAAGGACCGTAATGTGCAGCTGCAGTCTGTCCGTGTGGCCTTCATTCCTACTCAGAAAACAGACATTCGTGACCTAGGCCCAATGGATGAG GCGATCTTCAATTTGGTAACCGAAGTGTACGCTGCCCCGAACCAGATACCAACGATCTATGAAATGCAAGAG CGTACGGTGGATGGCAGGAACTACTGGACATTTGAGTACGATCTGGAGGCGCCGGGCTACGGCGTGTCGGCGTTTGCGACGGTCGCCATCGGAAACG GGAGGTACTACACGCTGATCGTGACGGCGAACGAGCGGCGGTGGAGCAGGCTGCGCAACAGGCTCAAAGTCGTCGCCGACTCCTTCAAGATCTACGACTTGAACGCCTGA